The proteins below come from a single Mya arenaria isolate MELC-2E11 chromosome 6, ASM2691426v1 genomic window:
- the LOC128237949 gene encoding uncharacterized protein LOC128237949 — protein MVNDKEVNVRTITVEDRTGKVKVSLWRNIAAEPVVLGDVVAITNIVVNSKRYNNEESLSSTQFTKIEVTDMPNTEMTATILGLDLGDVESQLLTEQDGIFNVSNEVLVAAFQCQLEDITAKLPKTLNFIAKGQSVVTFNE, from the exons ATGGTGAATGACAAAGAGGTGAATGTGCGGACCATTACGGTGGAGGACCGTACTGGGAAGGTGAAAGTCAGCCTGTGGCGCAACATTGCAGCAGAGCCTGTGGTGTTGGGGGATGTTGTTGCCATCACCAATATTGTTGTCAACAGCAAGAGATATAACAATGAGGAATCCCTGTCGTCAACACAATTTACAAAGATAGAG GTTACTGACATGCCAAACACCGAGATGACGGCCACCATTCTAGGACTTGACCTGGGTGATGTGGAATCCCAGTTACTCACAGAACAGGATGGAATCTTCAATGTATCAAACGAAGTGCTAGTTGCAGCCTTTCAGTGTCAGTTGGAAGACATTACAGCCAAACTACCAAAAACACTGAATTTCATAGCCAAGGGACAGTCTGTGGTCACCTTTAATGagtga